CTGCTTTGCTGAAAAAATTGGTGAATTCGGCATTAAGAAAACTGATTTTGAGCAAGCAAAACAGCATATGATATCCCTTTTGCCTAAAATTTTGCAAGATAAACAGCCAGTTTTTGATTTTGAAAATCTAGAAGAAAGAATTTCTGAAGCAAGAGATATCTCCAAAAAAATTTCTGAGAACGCTGAAACCATTTATGTGCTTGGCACTGGCGGTGCTACGCTTTGCGGTCAAACAATCCTCGGTTTAATTAGCAATAGCTTTATTAGAAGAAAAAATATCGTTTTTATTGATAATGTTGATCCCTTCACAATCAAGCAAATCTCAGAAGATATTGATGTTTCTAAAAGCCATTTTTTAGTGATTAGTAAATCTGGTGGCACACTTGAAACTATAACGCAATTTCTATATTTTCTCTCACTGGTTGAAAGTAAAACTAAAGATATTTCTGAAAATTTTACGATAATTTCGCATTTAGATAATGAAAATAATATCATTAGAAACATTGCGGAAGACTTAAAAATTAGAGTTTTAGAGCATCATAAAGTTGGGGGAAGATTTTCAATTTTCACAAATGTTTCTCTAATAATTTCAGATTTTGTGGGGCTTGATATTTCAAAATTTCTAAACTCTGCAAAAAATTATTTTGATGATTGCTTTAACCAAAAAAATTTAGATGCTGTTGATGGAGCGGTGCTGAATGTCTTGTTTTCAGGCAGGTGCGCTTCAAATGTGATATTCCCATATGAAGATAGGTTGAAAAATTTCAACTCTTGGTATTCGCAAATTTATGCGGAAAGTTTAGGGAAAAATAATTCTGCAATGTCGCCAATTAGGGCAGTTGGAACTCTTGATCAGCACTCGCAGTTACAACAATTTTTGCAAGGCAGAAAAGATAAATTTTTTACATTAATCGCATCAGAAAGAAAAAATTTAGGTGATGTAGTTTATTCAAAAAATATTGCAAAATACGCACCGAATTATCTAAAAAATAAAAAAATTGGTGATGTAATAAATGCCTCTTTTGAATCAACAATCACAACATTTTTCAAAAATAATATTCCGGCTAGAATCCTTAAAATTCCTAGATTAGATGAAGAAGTGATGGGGCAATTATGTGCTTTTTCTGTGTTAGAAATTGTGCTGATTGGATATTATTTTCAGCTTAATGTTTTTGATCAACCAGCCGTTGAACAAGGCAAAAAAATTGCAATAGATATTCTACAAAAGGGGGAATAATTGATCTCAACCATAAAAATCTTACCAAGTAATTTGGTTAATCGCATTGCGGCTGGTGAAGTGGTGGAAAGGCCTGCTTCTGTAGTTAAGGAACTCGTTGAAAATTCACTTGATGCCGGTGCAACCCAAATTGATGTTGATTTTTCAGAGGGTGGAAAAACTTATCTTGCAATAACTGATAACGGCAAAGGTATGAATGCCGAGGATTTGGAGCTATGTTTGCTTCGCCACGCCACTTCAAAATTACCTGATGAAGATTTATTTAATATAAAATTTTTTGGGTTTCGGGGTGAGGCTATTCCCTCAATTGCTTCAATTTCAAAAATGAAAATTTCAAGTATTCTCAAGGGTTCTAGTGAGGCCAACCAAATTTATATTGAAGGTGGAAATATAATTTATAAGAAACCTTCAAATATTTCTGAAGGCACAAAAATTGAAATTTCTGATTTATTTTATGCAACCCCTGCACGCTTAAAATTCTTGAAAACTGAGCGATCTGAGAAAAGTAAGATCATTGACATTGTAAATAAATTTGCAATGGTAAACCCTGAGTGTGGCTTCAGCCTTAGAGAAAATGGGAAAATAATTTTGGATTATAAAAAAAATCTCTTTTCAGAAAATGCTTGGCTAAAAAGAATTGGTGAAATTTTAGGTGAAGATTTCCAAGAAAATTGCGTTGAAATCAACACAAAACGAGGCAATGCAGAGCTTAAAGGTTTTGCAAGTCTGCCAACTTTTAATCGCTCAACATCAGCGGATCAATTTTTATTTGTAAATGATAGACCCGTGCGAGATAAAGCAATTCTAGGGGCTATAAGAGGGGCGTATCTTGATTTTCTAGCCCGTGATAGAAATGCTGTTGTTGCACTTTTCCTAAAACTTCCTGCTGATGAAGTTGATGTGAATGTTCACCCTGCTAAGGCAGAGGTTCGTTTTCGTTTTGAAGCAGAAATTCGTGGGCTGATTGTTGGCGCTATAAAAATGGCACTTTCAAATGCTGGCCATAGAGCCTCAAACACGATTTCAGAAGATGCTTTAGCAAAGTTTGAAATCTCTGAAAATCATAATTATTTATCAGAAAAAACTTCAAATTTTTACGCTGGAAAAAATATTGTTAATTATCAAAAAAATAATTCTTCAGTAAATTTTTCTAGCAAAATTTTTGCACCGCAAGAACTGCCCCCTGCTTCAAAAAATTATGAGAAAGAAAGTTTTTCTTCGCAAAATAATTCTGAAATTCAACC
This region of Rickettsiales bacterium genomic DNA includes:
- the mutL gene encoding DNA mismatch repair endonuclease MutL, translated to MISTIKILPSNLVNRIAAGEVVERPASVVKELVENSLDAGATQIDVDFSEGGKTYLAITDNGKGMNAEDLELCLLRHATSKLPDEDLFNIKFFGFRGEAIPSIASISKMKISSILKGSSEANQIYIEGGNIIYKKPSNISEGTKIEISDLFYATPARLKFLKTERSEKSKIIDIVNKFAMVNPECGFSLRENGKIILDYKKNLFSENAWLKRIGEILGEDFQENCVEINTKRGNAELKGFASLPTFNRSTSADQFLFVNDRPVRDKAILGAIRGAYLDFLARDRNAVVALFLKLPADEVDVNVHPAKAEVRFRFEAEIRGLIVGAIKMALSNAGHRASNTISEDALAKFEISENHNYLSEKTSNFYAGKNIVNYQKNNSSVNFSSKIFAPQELPPASKNYEKESFSSQNNSEIQP